GGCAATTGCCCGCGCTGTGCTTTCGAACTCTGGTACATCCCTGTCCCTTCGCCGGCATGACCCGGATCAGGTTCAAAGGGTCACCGCGGTCTCTGGCCTGAAAACAGGTTCGAGCTTGCAGTATCTCAGCTCCTCATCGGAGCTCCCCTCGGAACGGGGCTAATGTAGGCCGATGGCAGGGAGTGTCAACGCTGCGCCCCCGGTTTGCACCGGTCTAGCGCGCGGGAACCTGCTGTGCCTTGGCGTCGACGGAGTTCCTGGCCGCGTGTTTCCGCGGCGGACCGCCGGATATCTCGATCGGATTGCCGGAGGGCTCCCGCCCCTGAACCGCGACGCGCTCCAGCCGCTGGCGCTTGGCGACGTGGTAATAGCCGCTGGCGTAATAGGCCATGGCGCGGTTGTGGTCGCCGTTGGCGGCGCGCAAGGCGCCGGCGAGATACTTCACGCCATAGGTCAGATTGGTGGCGGGATCGCGCAGCCCTTCGGCGTCGCCGCTGTAGCCGAGGCCGCGCGCAGTCGCGAGCTTGATCTGCATCAGCCCGATGGTGCCGCCGCGCCCGACCAGCTGCGGCTGGTAGCGGCTCTCATGCTTGATCACGCGATGCACCAGCGCTTCCGGCACCGCATTGGCGCTGGCGTGGGTCGCGACCAGCGCATCGTATTCGGCGCGCTGCGCCAGCGCCGTTTCGGAAAATGGCAGCGTGGCGATGGCGGCGAAGCAAGCGAGCGACAGCAAACGTTTCATCGGGAAAAGGGCCTTGGTGCGATGATGGGGGGTCTGGGCATCTCCATTGCCGCAATCGCCGGGCAGGGATGTGGCCAAATCCCGGCTTTCTCGGGCGTTTTGCACATGCTTTGGCGGGCCGGGTTTACCAAGAATTATGCCCTGGCGTGCTTCGATTGGCCGGAATACCTCAAGAAAACCGGCCGCGCCATGACCATGTCCGTTGCCCACACCACGGAGGTCGCGCACCCCTTGCGCGGCTTGCTGCCGCTATGGGTCGGCGTCGCCATCTACGCGCTGTTTCTTTTGGCCGGAAACCGGCTGCTGATCGACCCCGACACGATGTGGCAGATCACCGTCGGGCAGTGGATCATCGACCACCGCGCGGTGCCGGAGACCGACGTCTATTCCTTCACCATGCGCGGCCAGCCCTGGATTTCGACGCAGTGGCTGGCGCAGGTGATGTACGCCAAGGTTTTCGCGATGTTCGGCTGGAGCGGGCCGGTGGTGCTGGCGGCATCAGCGATATCGGCGACCTTCGCGCTATCAACCAAATTCCTGAACCGGCATTTGAGCGAAAGCACCACGCTGGTGTTCATTGCCGCAGGCTTGGCGCTGGCGGTGCCGCATCTGTTGGCGCGGCCGCATGTGCTGGCGCTGCCGGTCATGGTGGCGTGGGTCGGCGGCATGATCGCGGCGGCGGAGCGCCGCGCGGCGCCGTCGTTGTGGCTGCTGCCGCTGATGGCGCTGTGGGCCAACCTGCATGGCGGCTTTGTGTTCGGCCTGGTCTTGATCGCGCCTGTTGCGCTCGACGCGGTGTGGAGCGCGGAGGCGCGCTTGCGCAAATCGCTGGTGCTGCGCTGGGCGGCGTTCGGCGTGGCGGCGCTGCTGACGAGTTTCGGCACGCCCTACGGCTGGAATGCGCTGCTGGCGTCGCAAAAGATCCTCGGCCTCGGCGCCGCACTGCCGCTGATCATGGAATGGAAGCCGGCGGATTTCGGCAGCCTCGGCGCGCTCG
The genomic region above belongs to Bradyrhizobium sediminis and contains:
- a CDS encoding lytic transglycosylase domain-containing protein, with amino-acid sequence MKRLLSLACFAAIATLPFSETALAQRAEYDALVATHASANAVPEALVHRVIKHESRYQPQLVGRGGTIGLMQIKLATARGLGYSGDAEGLRDPATNLTYGVKYLAGALRAANGDHNRAMAYYASGYYHVAKRQRLERVAVQGREPSGNPIEISGGPPRKHAARNSVDAKAQQVPAR